The Flavobacterium galactosidilyticum nucleotide sequence TTCAAAATGATAGGATTCTTTTCGAGCGCCTACAAATTCAATTTCAGTATCTTCAAAACGCAACATCGCAGTGCCGTACGTTTTGAAAACTTGTACTTTTGGTTTTTTAGGAAGCAATTGAGATACTTTCAAAGCCAATTCGATTCCGCTACCAACAGCAACGATGTCAATGTCTTTTTTGAAGTCTCTTTTCAAAAGTAAATCTCGTACGAAACCACCAATTACATAACTATCAATGTTAAGTTCTTGAGAAGCTTGAGAAATAACTTCGAATATTTTATTATTTAATGCTGATTTGTAGTTCATAAGTTTCTACCGCAGATTCGCAGATTTTTTTATTTTTTTGTGCGAACAATTCGTTTGTACTCTAAAGAAGCCGAATTAAAATTAGCTAATAGTGCTAATTCATTATCGGAGACTTTTAGATAGTTTAAACATTGATTATAATTACTATTATTGAAGCAATCTAAAGTTTTTATTTCTAAAATTATTGAATTATAAAGTACAAAATCAGCATAAAATTGATGCTTCAAAATTGTGTTTTTATACTTTACTGAATATATTTTTTCTCTTTCGTATGGGATTTTATTTTCGTTAAATTCATATTCTAAAGCATCTTTATACACTATTTCGGAAAAACCTTTTCGAAGATTTTTATGTACTTCAAATAGAACGCCAATTATTTTGTAAGTTTCGTCAGTAGATAAATATTCTTCCATTTATAATTAATTTAAAAATCTGCGAATCTGCGGTGATAATAATGAATCTGAAGCTAAAAAATAATTTGCGAATTTGCGGTAAAAACTATTTTCGAATGATTTTCACCTGAGAATCGCTTGTCAATTTTATAATTGTCGAGGGTTTTCCTGCAATTTTATTGTGGTGCAAATTTACAACATAGTCTACACCATTTATAATTTCAGGACTAATTTCTTTGAAACTTTTTGGGGTAGGTTGCCCTGAAATATTAGCTGAAGTAGACACTAATGGCTTTTTCATTTTCTCTAATAATTTAAAACAAAAATCCTCTTTCACGATTCTAACAGCCAAAGTTTGATCTGCAGCTATTAAATTTTGCGCTACGTTTCTTGGTTTGTCTAAAACAAGAGTAGTTGGGTTTTCAGCTAAATCAATGATTTGCCAAGCAACTTCTGGAATATCTTTGAATACATTGTATAGCATTTTCTCACCATTCATCAAGACGATCATGCTTTGCGTTTCGGCTCTTTTCTTGAGTTTATATATTTTGGCTACAGCTTCAGGATTAGTAGCATCACAGCCAATTCCCCAAACTGTATCTGTAGGATAAAGGATAATTCCGCCTTCTTTTATGATTTCGAATGCTTTATGCACTTCTTCGTTAATATTCATGTTTTTAAATTTGTGCAAATATAAAGCAATTTTTAATTATCACGTTTTTGTTATCTTTGCAGAAAAAAATGAATCTGTTACTTTTCATTATTGCCTATCCGCTGCTGCTCATCATATCGATTTTACCTTTTAGAATTCTCTATATTTTATCGGACATCATTTGTTTTTTTGTATATCAAGTTATTGGTTACCGAAAAAAGGTAGTGAGAAGTAATTTGGCTTTAGCATTACCACACTTATCGGATGAAGAACGCTTGATAGTTGAAAAAAAATCATACAAACATTTGTGCGACATGTTCCTAGAAATGATCAAAACCATGACAATTTCTAAGAAAGAAATGGACAAGCGATTTAGCTATAAAAATCTTGATGAATATAAAAATCTTGAGAAAGAAGGCAAGAGTATTGCTTTGATGTTAGCGCATTACGCAAGTTATGAATGGGTTGTATCTATGAATAGCAAAGTTTCTTTTAAAGGATATGGAATTTATAAAAAAGTAAATAACAAATATTTTGATAGTTTAGTACGCAGAATACGGTCTAAGTTTGATGCCGAATTAATTTCTATTGATAAAACTGCTGAAGTGATTGCAAGTAATTATGCGAATAATATTAAATCTACGTATGGGTTTGCAAGTGATCAATCACCGCAGCTGCGAGGCATTAATCATTGGCACAAATTTATGGGAATTGAAGTTCCTGTTTATGTTGGGGGTGAATTACTTTCTAAAAAATTCGACATGAACATGATGTTTTTAAAAGTTTCAAAAGTAAAAAGAGGCTTTTACGAAGCAGAGTTTGAGCTTTTGTCTACTGATGTTAAATCAGTGCCTAATTTTGAACTTATGAATACCTTTTTAGAAAAGGTTGAGCAGCAAATCCTTGAAGCTCCTGAATATTATTTGTGGACACACAGAAGGTGGAAACACATGGGGAAAAGGTAGATTGTAGATTTTTGTGGTATTAAATAACTTTGTAATGTGTTGTTATGGTTGATGAAAATGAGCGTAATAATTTGAAAGTCGATTTTTTTATTATCGACAATACGCCTATTGGCGGTGTAGAACGCGTTACTTGTTCTCTAATAAATCTTTTTTTTGAAAAAGGAATCAAGGTAGATTATGTGATATCAATGCAAAATAAGTTTGAAAAACCTCACTTTCCTTATCCAGAAATAAGTAACTACATCAATCTTAATTGTTCTTCAAAGGAATTAGAAGAAAAATTATATCAACAATTTATAGCTTTAGAAATTAAAAATTTAATATTTCAAGGAGACAATATGTCTATTTCTATCGCTCTGCTGAAAGCAGCGAAACGTGCTGGAGTAAAAGCGATTCCTCAATATCATGGTTCTCCTCATGCTTATTTAGATAAATATATTTCAGGAAATGATATAGTTAAAAATCCGTATTTGGCTTTGAAATATTTATTTGCACGTGCTACGCGGCCTTTTAAACTTCTTAAATTAAAAAAATATTTAGTACTTGCAGAGAATGGTATTGCATGCGTAAGTCATGGTTCAGCAAATGAAATTAAGAAGATCTTTAAGAATTCACAAGTAATAAATGAGAGGGTTTTTACTATTTATAATCCACTGCATTTAGAGTTGCAAAATATCAATACCGATATAAATCAGAAAAGTAATAACATTGTTTATTTATCTAGATTGGAGAATAAGCATAAAAACTCATTTTTAGTAGTGAAAGCTTGGAATGAGATTGCTCATAAATATCCGAATTGGCAATTGGACATATTGGGTGATGGTGCTATTAGCGATAAAATGAAAAATTATGTTGACGAAAACAAGATAACGAACGTAGTTTTTCACGGTATGATTACTGAGATCGCTCCACATTTATCAAAAAGTAAAATATCTATTCTTACTTCAAACTGCGAAGGATTGGGAATGGGAATTCTAGAATCTATCTGTTATAAAAACGCAGTTGTTTGTACTAAAAGTGATGGAGGAATCACGGATTTAGTGAAGCATAAAAAATCTGGTTTGATTGTGGCAAGAAATGATCATAAAGGCTTTGCAAAAAGCATGGAAAAGTTAATGAATGATGAACAATTACGAACTGAATATGCAAATGAATCTTATAAAATAGCCAGTAATTTCTCAGATGAGGAAATTATTGAAGAATGGAGAAAGAGATTCGAATTATAGGTAATTATTTAAACCATTCTCGCATCTTGCTAATTTTTCTTTAACTACTTTTTCTAAAATTAAATCATTGGTAGGTAACATTTTTTTACTATTTTCTTTGTGAAAAATATGCAAAACATTAGCGTTGAATTTGATGTTTTTTCTTGTGATTTTTGCGTTTAATAAGCGCACTACAAGTTCAGTATCTTCTCGGCCCCAGCCAATGAAATCTTCATTGAATCCATTAACCTTAATTAAGTCACTTTTAAAACAAGCCATATTGCATGACCTAACTTGTTTGTCGCTTGTCGTTTTATGACTTATAATTTTAGAAAGTATGGTGTTGTTTATCCTGTTTTTATGATTAGCTAAAATGCTATTATTGCTTACAGCAAAATTAATATTTTTCTCAGCAATCAATTTTTTAGAATACTCTTCTTTGAGAAGAACTCTAGTTCCTATGGTAAATTGATTGGCCTTAGAGTGTGCAATATGATCTTTTATAAAATTTGGATGCAGCACTAAATCACCATCAATCATAATGATTAATTCACCAGTAGCTTTCGCAATTGCCCTATTTCGGGAAGCTGCTGCTCTAAATCCAAGGTCTTCTTGCCATGAATGAATAATAGGAGTTTTTAATCTTTGTTGCCATTTTTTAACTACAATTTCAGTTTCTTTAGTAGAACCATCATCAGCAATCACTATTTCGTCAGGCATTACTGTTAGATTTTCAATACTCATTAGTACGACTTCTAAAGCTTCAGGCCAATTATATGTGGTTATTAGTAAAGTTGTTGTCATAATTTATATTTAGCAATGTGTTTTTAAACTTCGGAGTATAATTTATTGATTTTGGATGCGATAATTTCATCATTAAATTTTTGAACAAATTCCCAACCTTTTCGGGTAATTTCTTTGCATAAATCCTCGTTTTGCAGTAATTTCATAATGGCTTTTTCCATTTCGTCAACACTTGTTGGATTTATATAAACGGAATTTGGTCCGCCAGCTTCTGGAAAAACACCGCAATGGGTTGTTATGACTGGAGTTTTTGAATATAAAGCTTCAATGATAGGTATTCCAAAACCTTCATAAAGTGAAGGATAGATAAATACTTGTGCGAGCTTGTACAAAATGGATAATTCTTTGATTGAGACATTTTTCAAAAACAGGACTTTGTTTTCTAGATTGTTCTGCGCAATATAATCCTTGATTTCTTTTGCATAAGAAGTTTCATTGCCCACAATAACTAGGGTAGTGTGAATGTTTTTTATTGCTTTTACAGCCAAAAGAATGTTTTTTCGGGCTTCGATTGTACCAACATTGAGGAGGAATTTTTCCGGTAAGCCGAACTTGGTGGTTACTTCTTTGTATTCTTTTTCAGAATAATCTTCTTTAAAAGCAGCATGACATCCTTGATAGATTACTTTTATTTTTGAAGGCTCAATTTTCAAGAATTCAATAATATCATTTTTTGTTTGCTCGCTAATTGCAATTACTAAATTAGCTTGTTGAGCTGCTTTTTTAAATTTATAGAAATGTATTTTACGATCAAAAAAAGAATACAAATGCGGATATCTAACAAATATTAAATCGTGAATAGTGACTATGCTTTTGATATTTTTAGATCTCAGGCCTGCAGGAAGTTCACCGGATAACCCATGAAATAAGGTAATGTTGTCTTTTTTTAAATCGTTTACAATTCCTTTTTGTCTCCATAAATTATAAAATTTCAAGTAAAAAAAAGTAGATGGTTTCTTTTCGAAGACGTTTTTGCTGTTAGCTGTAAATAATATCTCTTTTGAATCTTTGGGATTGTATAAATAATAATTGTTTTCTGGAAAATATTGGCTTAGAAGCCGAATCAAATCACGACTGTAGTTACCCAGTCCTGTTTTATTGTGAAAAACTCTTTTTGCTTCAAAGCCAATATTCATCTTATCTACTTTATTTAGTGTTAAACTGCTACGTCATATTCTCTCAACGCATTGTTTAGAGAAGTTTTCAAATCGGTAGATGGCTTACGAGTACCAATAATTAAAGCACAAGGAACTTGAAAATCTCCAGCGGCAAACTTTTTAGTATAGCTTCCAGGAATCACTACTGAACGAGCAGGAACGTATCCTTTCATTTCTAAAGGAGTGTCTCCAGTTACATCGATTATTTTTGTTGATGCTGTCAAACATACATTGGCTCCTAGAACTGCTTCTTTACCTACATGAACACCTTCAACAACGATACAGCGTGAACCAATAAATGCGCCATCTTCGATGATTACTGGAGCTGCTTGTAATGGCTCAAGAACACCACCAATTCCTACTCCACCACTTAAGTGAACGTTTTTACCAATTTGAGCACAGCTTCCTACGGTTGCCCAAGTGTCTACCATAGTTCCTTCATCTACATAAGCACCAATGTTTACATAACTCGGCATCAAAATAACGCCACTAGAAATATATGCTCCGTAACGAGCAACAGCATTAGGAACTACGCGTATTCCTTTTTCAGCATAATTTCTTTTCAGTAGCATTTTATCATGATATTCAAAAATGCCAGACTCCCATGTTTCCATTTTTTGAATTGGGAAATACATTACTACAGCTTTCTTAACCCATTCGTTTACTTGCCAACCTTCAGCAACTGGCTCAGCTACACGTAACTTCCCTGAATCTAGTAATTCAATAACTTCTCTGATAGCATCAGTAGTTGTAGTTTCTTGCAATAATGCACGGTTTTCCCATGCTTGTTCTATAATAGTTTGTAATGGATTCATTTTGATAGATTTTTGGCAAATATAGGATTTTTAGCGATATGCAAAAAGTCAAATTGCGGCGAAAATGTTATATATTTGTAACTCAAATCGTTTAATTATGGGAACTATCAGACTAGAATTTAATTCAGACAGTAAAGCTAAATTATTAGAATTATTGAGTTCGTTTTCTTCGGATGAATTAAAAATAGTTCAAGAAATATCCTAATTTTGATGAGAACAATCGTAAAATGGATAGTTATGCTAAGCTGAAAAGTGGTAAAGAGAAAATGTATTCAGTAGATGAAGTTGCGGCAATTTTAGATAAAACATTTTCGGAATATGATAGTTAGTATTTCCAATGAATTTCTAAAATTATTGACAGAGCAAGTTCGTTACATTTAGAAAGATAAACCACGAGCAGCATTAAAATTCAGGAAAGATTTAATAAAAACATTAAAAAAAGACCTTAAACAACCATTTCATTTCAAAAAATCAAGATATTTTCATAACGAAAAGATAAGAGATTATGTTTTTAAAGGATATGTAGTTGTTTATGAAGTTGATATTGTGAAGAAAATCGTTTTTGTCTTTGATTGTATAAAATATAAAGATTCATTATAAAATGCCAAGAATTCTCTCCATAGATTACGGACAAAAGCGCACCGGAATAGCCGTTACCGATGAAATGCAAATCATAGCTTCAGGATTAACTACTATTCCAAGTGCGACTGCAATAGATTTTTTGAAAGATTATTTTTCAAAAGAAAAAGTAGAAGCAGTACTCATAGGGGAGCCAAAGCAGATGAACGGACAACCATCAGAAAGCGCTTCTATAATTAAAGGTTTTGTGACTCATTTTACCAACCATTTTCCGGATATGAAAGTAATACGAGTTGACGAGCGCTTTACTTCAAAAATGGCTTTTCAATCCATGATTGATAGCGGTATGAAAAAGAAACAACGACAGAACAAGGCTCTTATCGACGAAATCTCAGCGACAATAATGTTGCAAGATTATTTAACATATAACAAGTTTTAGCATTCATTTTGTAGACCTTAAACCTCTAAATTCCTTCCTATTTTTACTTTTTAACATTAAATTGTTATAATTTTTTTAGTTATATAAAGTATCTTTGCACTCTAAATTTTTTTTATGCCTGATACAACCATACCAACAGATAGTGACGTAATTCTTATAGGAGCTGGTATTATGAGTGCCACTCTTGGCTTAATTCTAAAAGAATTACAGCCCGATTTAAAAATTGAAATTTACGAAAGATTAGATATTGCCGCTGCTGAAAGTTCTGATGCGTGGAATAATGCAGGAACGGGACACTCCGCTTTTTGTGAGCTTAATTATACGCCAGAAGCTCAGGATGGAAGTATTAGTCCAAACAAAGCAATCAGTATTGCAGAATCTTTTGAAGTTTCACGCCAGTTTTGGTCTTATTTAGTCCAAGAAAATATAGTTTCCTCTCCTGAGAATTTTATAAAAAGTATTCCTCACGTGAGTTTTGTTTGGGGTGAAAAAAATGTAGATTTCCTTAAAAAGAGATTCGATACGCTGCAAGCTAATCCGCTTTTTAAAGACATGGTTTTTAGTTCTGATTTTTCTAAATTGAAAGAATGGATGCCTTTAGTTATGGAAGGTAGGGAGAATTCAGAAAAATTTGCTGCAACTTCAGTTTCAATAGGTACAGATGTTAATTTTGGAGAATTAACCAGAGAAATTTTTGGTTACTTAACAAAATTGGACGGTGTTACCATTCATTTTCATCATGAAGTGAGAAAACTGAAGCAACTTGATGATAAAACTTGGAGAGTAAAAGTGACGGATTTAGCTACTGGTCAGAAAAGTAAAGCCTATACAAAATTTGTTTTTATTGGCGCTGGAGGAGGTTCTTTGCCTTTATTAGAAAAAGCTAATGTTCAAGAAGGAAAGGGATATGGTGGTTTTCCGGTAAGCGGTCAGTGGCTAAAATGTGTTAATCCTGAAGTGATTGCAAAACACCAAGCTAAAGTATATGGTAAAGCTAGCGTTGGCGCACCGCCAATGTCGGTTCCGCATATTGATTCTCGAATGATTGATGGCGAGAGAGCATTGCTTTTTGGACCTTTTGCCGGTTTTTCTACTCGATTTTTAAAGAATGGATCTTATTCAGATTTGCCATTATCTATAAAAACAGATAATATTATTCCTATGATAGCTGCTGGCATCAAGAATATTCCGTTGACAAAATATTTAATTGAGCAAGTACGTCTATCGCCTAAAGATCGAATTAATGCTTTGAAAGAATATGTACCAGGTGCAAAATCTAAGGATTGGGTTCTGGAAAGAGCAGGACAAAGGGTTCAGGTAATTAAGAAAGACGAGAAAGAAGGTGGTATATTAGAATTTGGTACTGAGATGATTACTACTGAGGACGGTTCGCTTTCTGTTTTGCTTGGTGCTTCACCTGGAGCTTCAACTGCTGTTTCTATTATGGTTGAGTTGATTGCGAAATGTTTTAAAGATCAATTCGAAACGCCAGAATGGCAAGAGAAATTAAAAAAGATGATTCCTTCTTTTGGTCATAAATTAAACGATAATCCAGATTTATTATTTGAAATCAGAAAAGAAACTTCAAGTGTTCTAAAACTGAATAATTAGAACTTTATAAGGATATAAAAGGCGCTAAAGTGGAGATTATCTCTATTTTAGCGCTTTTTTCGTTAAGGTGTTTTTTAATACTTTAGTCGTTTTTGCTATGTTTTCCGAAAGATTAATCAGCCAAATCAATTGTTCTATTACCAATTGTGCTTCCTGCATTTTTAACTGAAATGCTTCTTCCTCAATGGGAGTGCCTTCCTTTAATTCTTTTTCACTAATACTTTTTAATGCTGTAAAATGCATAGCTAATTCCTCTTTTGGTGTATTTCCTTTAAAATTTGAATCATTTTTCATTAAAATTGCAATGGCATGATCTAAGTTTTTATAGACAGTGCTGACTACAGCATTAAACGCTTCAGAAGCAGCTGTAGTTTTGTGAGATTGTATATAAGTCCCTAATGAAGCTAAAGAAGAAAGCAGGGTGTGATTAAGGACTGCCAACTTGTAAACCTGAGGCAACTGTTTTTGTTTTGATTTAGGCTCTTGTGACATTCTTTGAAAAGAAGCCATCAAATTCCCAATTTCTATAAAAGCATTTTTGCGCGCCAAACGATAGGAAGTAGATATGCTTCCTTTTTTGTTGTAAAAAGTTGCTATTTCTTTGAGATAATCTTGATTCGCCTTTATCGATTTTTCTAATTGGTTTGGAATATTCAAAAACTCCCAAGAAGGCCATAAAAAGTGATTGGCTAAAAACGCTAATAAGGCACCAACTATAGTATCTAATATTCGGTATTGAACTAAATTACTAATGTTGGGTTCTAAAATACCATAAACAAAAACAACATACATCGTCACAAATGTAGCACTAACTTTGTAGTTTATTTGAGTAAAAGTAAAGCCTAATAGCATACATATAATTGAAAGTATACTAATGATATAGTTGTCTTTTACGAAATAAAGTACGCCAAAAGCGATAAATCCTCCTATAATAGTACCAATTATTCTTTGAAAAGAGCGTTCCTTTGTTAAGCCGTAAGTAGGCCTCATAATTACAATTATAGTAAGTAGAATCCAATATGCATTTTGAAAAGGTAGAAATGCCGCAATAACTAGAGCAATCATAAGTGTTATTGTTAAGCGAAGCGAGTGTCTGAAAATAGTAGAAGAGAAACTCAAATTTTCAGTTAAAGTTCTTAGGGGATAGTATTGGGGTGTTAGGAATTTTTCTAAATCCTTATCTATTCCTTTAAAATCTTGTGATTTGGACGAAAGCGCAAAGGCTCGTTCGATAACTTTTATTTTTTCAACCTGTTTTTCAGCATAGTGAAGCATGGTCGTTAACATAAAGACACCTTCAGAATTCGGATTTTTCTCCAAATCATTTTTATAATCACTGATTGCATTTTGTAATGCCTCTAGGTCATTGATTAAATTATATTTGGAAATGTAAGTAGTTCTCTTTTTTACACTTTTGGCTAATTGCTTTAAACTAGCGGCTAAGTTGTAAGCTAATCGTTGATAGGTCTGCAAAACTTTTGGTTGGTCATCAAATTTTTGATGAAGTTTATCATGGTCAAATGACGTAGATAGCGCAAGTTCAAGAATTTCTACTAATGATATAAAAATCAAAAGCATTTTTCTATTTTGATTTGAAGTGCCTGACGTAGAGGAGTTGCTAATAAGTACTTCTCTTATATTTTGATGAATAGTGTTTATTTCAACCTGCAGATGCAATTGTTTTTCAATAATCGATTTTTTATCAGCGTTTAGTGTCCACAAGTCACCCCGCAGTTTTAGGTATTTTGCAGTCAATTTAATACAATCGGCTGTTTGTAATTCAATATAGCGATGCGGGCTGAGATAATGAAAAATAAGCGAAATAAATAAATAAAATAAACCCCCGGCAAGAATTAATCCGGAGTGAAATAACATAGCCGAGCCCGTATTTATGTGTGCAAAAGCAATTGATATTGATATTAAAACAGAGAATGACGCTACTGTTGCTCTATGTCCATATGCAGAAAGCATACACAGGAAGAAGATTAGTAGTGCTAAAATAGGGTAGAAGATATAAGGAAAAGGAAAAAGTATATTTATTAGCAAATTAACAAGTGATACGGCTAACCCTGTAATAATTACTCCATTGACCTTGTGTTTTAAGTTGCTTGGAATATCACTTGGATATGTAAAGAAAGCACCAATTGCAATAGTAAAACCAATTTCAAAATGACCGAGAAACGTAAAAAATAAGACAGGAAGAACCGATGCAATTGTCACTTTTAAAGCATTGGTGAAGTAAGTTCCGTCTGTGAATTTTTGAATATTGTAGATCATAATGTTGTATACTA carries:
- a CDS encoding GxxExxY protein; protein product: MEEYLSTDETYKIIGVLFEVHKNLRKGFSEIVYKDALEYEFNENKIPYEREKIYSVKYKNTILKHQFYADFVLYNSIILEIKTLDCFNNSNYNQCLNYLKVSDNELALLANFNSASLEYKRIVRTKK
- a CDS encoding L-threonylcarbamoyladenylate synthase, whose protein sequence is MNINEEVHKAFEIIKEGGIILYPTDTVWGIGCDATNPEAVAKIYKLKKRAETQSMIVLMNGEKMLYNVFKDIPEVAWQIIDLAENPTTLVLDKPRNVAQNLIAADQTLAVRIVKEDFCFKLLEKMKKPLVSTSANISGQPTPKSFKEISPEIINGVDYVVNLHHNKIAGKPSTIIKLTSDSQVKIIRK
- a CDS encoding lysophospholipid acyltransferase family protein, with the protein product MNLLLFIIAYPLLLIISILPFRILYILSDIICFFVYQVIGYRKKVVRSNLALALPHLSDEERLIVEKKSYKHLCDMFLEMIKTMTISKKEMDKRFSYKNLDEYKNLEKEGKSIALMLAHYASYEWVVSMNSKVSFKGYGIYKKVNNKYFDSLVRRIRSKFDAELISIDKTAEVIASNYANNIKSTYGFASDQSPQLRGINHWHKFMGIEVPVYVGGELLSKKFDMNMMFLKVSKVKRGFYEAEFELLSTDVKSVPNFELMNTFLEKVEQQILEAPEYYLWTHRRWKHMGKR
- a CDS encoding glycosyltransferase; this translates as MVDENERNNLKVDFFIIDNTPIGGVERVTCSLINLFFEKGIKVDYVISMQNKFEKPHFPYPEISNYINLNCSSKELEEKLYQQFIALEIKNLIFQGDNMSISIALLKAAKRAGVKAIPQYHGSPHAYLDKYISGNDIVKNPYLALKYLFARATRPFKLLKLKKYLVLAENGIACVSHGSANEIKKIFKNSQVINERVFTIYNPLHLELQNINTDINQKSNNIVYLSRLENKHKNSFLVVKAWNEIAHKYPNWQLDILGDGAISDKMKNYVDENKITNVVFHGMITEIAPHLSKSKISILTSNCEGLGMGILESICYKNAVVCTKSDGGITDLVKHKKSGLIVARNDHKGFAKSMEKLMNDEQLRTEYANESYKIASNFSDEEIIEEWRKRFEL
- a CDS encoding glycosyltransferase family 2 protein — its product is MTTTLLITTYNWPEALEVVLMSIENLTVMPDEIVIADDGSTKETEIVVKKWQQRLKTPIIHSWQEDLGFRAAASRNRAIAKATGELIIMIDGDLVLHPNFIKDHIAHSKANQFTIGTRVLLKEEYSKKLIAEKNINFAVSNNSILANHKNRINNTILSKIISHKTTSDKQVRSCNMACFKSDLIKVNGFNEDFIGWGREDTELVVRLLNAKITRKNIKFNANVLHIFHKENSKKMLPTNDLILEKVVKEKLARCENGLNNYL
- a CDS encoding glycosyltransferase family 4 protein; the protein is MNIGFEAKRVFHNKTGLGNYSRDLIRLLSQYFPENNYYLYNPKDSKEILFTANSKNVFEKKPSTFFYLKFYNLWRQKGIVNDLKKDNITLFHGLSGELPAGLRSKNIKSIVTIHDLIFVRYPHLYSFFDRKIHFYKFKKAAQQANLVIAISEQTKNDIIEFLKIEPSKIKVIYQGCHAAFKEDYSEKEYKEVTTKFGLPEKFLLNVGTIEARKNILLAVKAIKNIHTTLVIVGNETSYAKEIKDYIAQNNLENKVLFLKNVSIKELSILYKLAQVFIYPSLYEGFGIPIIEALYSKTPVITTHCGVFPEAGGPNSVYINPTSVDEMEKAIMKLLQNEDLCKEITRKGWEFVQKFNDEIIASKINKLYSEV
- a CDS encoding 2,3,4,5-tetrahydropyridine-2,6-dicarboxylate N-succinyltransferase — encoded protein: MNPLQTIIEQAWENRALLQETTTTDAIREVIELLDSGKLRVAEPVAEGWQVNEWVKKAVVMYFPIQKMETWESGIFEYHDKMLLKRNYAEKGIRVVPNAVARYGAYISSGVILMPSYVNIGAYVDEGTMVDTWATVGSCAQIGKNVHLSGGVGIGGVLEPLQAAPVIIEDGAFIGSRCIVVEGVHVGKEAVLGANVCLTASTKIIDVTGDTPLEMKGYVPARSVVIPGSYTKKFAAGDFQVPCALIIGTRKPSTDLKTSLNNALREYDVAV
- the ruvX gene encoding Holliday junction resolvase RuvX; translation: MPRILSIDYGQKRTGIAVTDEMQIIASGLTTIPSATAIDFLKDYFSKEKVEAVLIGEPKQMNGQPSESASIIKGFVTHFTNHFPDMKVIRVDERFTSKMAFQSMIDSGMKKKQRQNKALIDEISATIMLQDYLTYNKF
- a CDS encoding malate:quinone oxidoreductase → MPDTTIPTDSDVILIGAGIMSATLGLILKELQPDLKIEIYERLDIAAAESSDAWNNAGTGHSAFCELNYTPEAQDGSISPNKAISIAESFEVSRQFWSYLVQENIVSSPENFIKSIPHVSFVWGEKNVDFLKKRFDTLQANPLFKDMVFSSDFSKLKEWMPLVMEGRENSEKFAATSVSIGTDVNFGELTREIFGYLTKLDGVTIHFHHEVRKLKQLDDKTWRVKVTDLATGQKSKAYTKFVFIGAGGGSLPLLEKANVQEGKGYGGFPVSGQWLKCVNPEVIAKHQAKVYGKASVGAPPMSVPHIDSRMIDGERALLFGPFAGFSTRFLKNGSYSDLPLSIKTDNIIPMIAAGIKNIPLTKYLIEQVRLSPKDRINALKEYVPGAKSKDWVLERAGQRVQVIKKDEKEGGILEFGTEMITTEDGSLSVLLGASPGASTAVSIMVELIAKCFKDQFETPEWQEKLKKMIPSFGHKLNDNPDLLFEIRKETSSVLKLNN
- a CDS encoding FUSC family protein yields the protein MIYNIQKFTDGTYFTNALKVTIASVLPVLFFTFLGHFEIGFTIAIGAFFTYPSDIPSNLKHKVNGVIITGLAVSLVNLLINILFPFPYIFYPILALLIFFLCMLSAYGHRATVASFSVLISISIAFAHINTGSAMLFHSGLILAGGLFYLFISLIFHYLSPHRYIELQTADCIKLTAKYLKLRGDLWTLNADKKSIIEKQLHLQVEINTIHQNIREVLISNSSTSGTSNQNRKMLLIFISLVEILELALSTSFDHDKLHQKFDDQPKVLQTYQRLAYNLAASLKQLAKSVKKRTTYISKYNLINDLEALQNAISDYKNDLEKNPNSEGVFMLTTMLHYAEKQVEKIKVIERAFALSSKSQDFKGIDKDLEKFLTPQYYPLRTLTENLSFSSTIFRHSLRLTITLMIALVIAAFLPFQNAYWILLTIIVIMRPTYGLTKERSFQRIIGTIIGGFIAFGVLYFVKDNYIISILSIICMLLGFTFTQINYKVSATFVTMYVVFVYGILEPNISNLVQYRILDTIVGALLAFLANHFLWPSWEFLNIPNQLEKSIKANQDYLKEIATFYNKKGSISTSYRLARKNAFIEIGNLMASFQRMSQEPKSKQKQLPQVYKLAVLNHTLLSSLASLGTYIQSHKTTAASEAFNAVVSTVYKNLDHAIAILMKNDSNFKGNTPKEELAMHFTALKSISEKELKEGTPIEEEAFQLKMQEAQLVIEQLIWLINLSENIAKTTKVLKNTLTKKALK